Part of the Streptomyces antimycoticus genome, GCGCAGATGGAGGTCCGGCCCGATCCGGCGGAGGTGAGCCGTGCCCGTAGGTGGGCCCGTTCGCGGCTCGTCGGATCAGGGATCGGAGCCGACGAGCCGCTCGCTGAGACGTTGATTCTGCTCATTTCCGAACTTGTCACCAACGCCGTGGTGCACACCGGCTGTCCGGCCGTGCTGCGGATGCTCTTCCCCGCCCAGTCGATGGGCGGCGGGGGCGGCGCGAACGGTGGCGGTGTCGGCGGAGGCGGGGCCCCAGCGCCGTTCGTGAGCCGGGGTCCGGGTCTGGGAACGGTCCGGGTCGAGGTCGCCGACGTCAGTGACCGCGCGCCGCGCCAGCGCTGTGCCGATGAGGAGGACACTCATGGGCGCGGTCTGGAGCTGGTCGACGGTCTCGCCGACCGATGGGGCTGGCAGCCGGAGGGCTCCGGCAAGCGGATCTGGTGTGAAATCGACCGCGCGAAGGGCGAGGAGCCGCTTTCCAAGAGGCGAGCGGCCTCTCATGCGCCATCACACATGGGACGAACCAGACAAAGTCCAGACCAGGTGTTGACGTGACGTGTTCGGTTGATCACTCTAGGATCAGCGATTCGTCGCGAGGGGACGCCGAGGGCTGTGGTGTCTCTGTGAGCCCTGTGTTCACGGTGACGTTCCTTGGCGAGTGCGGGTCGCGCCCCCGCTGCTGAACCAGGGCTCAGCGTCGGGAGTCGGGTGGCGGTGCGCGGTGCCGTGCTCGGGGCGCGCATGAGCGCACCGCCGCCCGAGAAGATCGTCCCGCCCTCCCCTTCTGGGCCCGACGCGCGCCGCCCGGTGCGCACGTTGGGGACACCAAGGCGGCGGCGGGGTCGGGCGCCAGGGGATGGGCGTCAGGGGGATGGGCGTCAGAGGATCGCCACGGGGGCGACGGGCGCGCCCGTACCGCCGACGAACGGCTCGGGCGGGGCCGACAGCAGAAAGACGTAGCGCCCCTCCTCGGCGCAGGCGTCGGAGAGTTCCTCCAGATTCCAGTTCTGGCCCTGGAGCATGCCCATCTCGACCAGATCGAGGGCGTGGACCGGCATCCAGAGGTCCTCGATCTCCGGTGGGAAGACCTCGAAGGTCAAGGTGTCGTTGGCGACCGCCGCCACATCGCGGGCGTGGAACCACTCCGGGGTGCGCAGGGAGAGGCCCGGTGAGGGTAGGCGTATGCCTCCCTCTCGCCCGCCAGATACCGCTGGATCTGCCCGGTGCGGACGAGGACGACATCGCCGGGGCGCACGGTCGTCCCGGCCAGTTCCTCGGCGGCGTCGAGGTCTTCGGGGGTGACCGTATGCCCCTCGGGCAGCCGCTCGGCACCCCGGGCGCGCGCCACATCGAGGAGCACCCCGCGCGAGACGAGGGGTCCCACCTTCTCGATACCGCTGAAGGCGGCGCGGTCATGGGTGGTGATGG contains:
- a CDS encoding ATP-binding protein — protein: MQVLQAQMEVRPDPAEVSRARRWARSRLVGSGIGADEPLAETLILLISELVTNAVVHTGCPAVLRMLFPAQSMGGGGGANGGGVGGGGAPAPFVSRGPGLGTVRVEVADVSDRAPRQRCADEEDTHGRGLELVDGLADRWGWQPEGSGKRIWCEIDRAKGEEPLSKRRAASHAPSHMGRTRQSPDQVLT